From the genome of Candidatus Micrarchaeia archaeon:
CGGCGCGAAGAAGAAAAGCGAGAGCGCGTTGAAGAACAGATGCTCTATGCCGCCGTGCATGAATATGGAGGTCACGAGGCGCCAGAGCTCGAGCGGCTTGGAGGGGTCCAGGTAGAAAAGCTCGGTGAAGCCTGGAATTACAAGCTGGGCTACGAATGCAAGGGCCATTGCGGCCAGGAGATAAAGCATTCAGCCACCCGCGAGGAATTTAGTTGCGGAAACCGCGGAAACCGTGCCGTCCCCTGTGGCTGTGGTGACCTGCTTCACCCTGGAGTTGGTGACGTCGCCGGCAGCGAAAACGCCCGGAACATTGGTGCGCTGTTCCTCGTCAACCACGATGAAGCCGTATTTGTCCAGGTTGAGCGCTCCTTTTAGGAACTCGGTGTTTGGAATCCACCCCACGTAGACGAAAACGCCCTGGGTTTTTATTTCCGAGAGCGAGTTGGTTTTCACGTTCCTCACTTTCATGGATTCCACGCTTTTAGTTCCGGTTATCGCTTCGGCCACGCTGTCCAGAAGGAATTTTATCTTCGGGTTGGATTTCACCTTGTCCTGGACAGCTTTTTCAGCGCGGAATTCGCTGCGCCTGTGCATTATGGTCACTGAATTGGCGAATTTGGCCAGGTAGTTGGCTTCCTCGAGCGCGGAGTTCCCGCCTCCGATTACCAGGATGTCTTTGTTTTTGAAGAACGGGGCGTCGCAGGTGGCGCAATAGCTTACCCCTTTGCCCTTGAGCTCCTCTTCGCCTGGAATCCCGAGTTTTTTCTCCTTGCTTCCGCTCGCTATTATTACGGTTCTTGCCTCGAAGGTCCCGTTCGAGGTTTGTATTTTCTTCACCGGGCCTTCCAGCTCGATGCCGAGTACATCGGTGAATTCCATTATTTCCGCCCCGAATTTTTTGGCGTGGCTGGCCATCAGTTCGGTGAGCTGCGGGCCTGAGAGGGATTCGAAGCCCGGATAGTTCTCTATTACCGCCGTGCTGGCTACCTGGCCTCCCAAAGCGCCCTTCTCTAAGACCAGGGTTTTGAGACCCGAGCGCGAGGCGTAAAGCGCTGCCGTGAGGCCGGCAGGGCCTCCGCCTATTATGATTAAGTCGTAAACAGACATAAGAGCACCTGGAAGAATAACCTGCAAACTGCTTTAATTGCTTTGCTGGAATTGGCGCGGGAAACGGGCTTCGTAGGGCTGTTGGTGGGGCCAGCCAACGGTTTTTAAGCGTTTCTCTATTAAAGTATATTCCCAACCAAGCACGGTTTACCAAGGCTGTGCTAATTTTATTCCACGACGGAGAGAGATGTAATAGTAGTGTTTGGTTTGGTTCTTTGTGAACCGGGAGATGATAGGATGGCAAGTGCATTGGATGTAGATACGAACAGGCTCATGGCGAGCGTCGCAGGCAAGCTGAAGGAAGCTGGAGTGGTGGCCCCGGAGTTCGTGGGCCTCGTGAAGAGCGGGGCGCACAACGAAAGGCCGCCGGAACAGCCGGATTTCTTTTATATAAGGTGCGCCTCAGTGATGAGGCAGGCATATGTAAGGAACACTGTCGGCGTGCGCAAGCTCAGAGACCATTACGGCTCTGTGAAAAACAGGGGCGTGAGGCCCGAGAGGCACGCGAAGGCCGGAGGCTCGACCATAAGGAAGGCGTTCCAGGCTTTAGAGAAGGCCGGCTTCATGGAAAAGGTGGAGAAAGGAATCAAGAAGGGCAGGAAGCTCACCCCCAAGGGGAGAAAACTGCTCGACAACTGCGCCAAGGAGGTAAAGAAAGGTTGAGGTGCCATGGAGGACATCGAGCAGGCCAGGATGAAGAGGCTGAAGGAGCTTCAGGAAGCGCAGAAAGCCGAGGAGCAGGTGAAGGCTGCGATGCGCGCCATGCTGGACGACAGCGGATACGACAGGATGATGAATGTCAAGCTCGCGAGCCCTGAACTTTACGCGCAGGCGGTGCAGGGGTGCGCAGGGGTGTATCAGCGCCTGGGGCGAAGGCTCGGGGAGCGGGAGGTGCTGCTCGTGCTGAGGCGCCTGAAAGGCGGGGAGCGCGAGACGAAAATAACGTTTGATAGGAAATAGGGTGTTATGATGACCAAAAAAACGCATGAGAAAAGGAGGCGGCTCAGCAAAGCCACCAGGCAGAACAGGCGCCTGCCCATCTTCGTGGCCATAAGGACCAAGAGGAAGGTCACGCAGAACGCGAAGAGGAGGGCGTGGAGGACGCACAAGCTCAAGTCGAATGAATGGTGATTGCGATGGCAGAGGAAAAAATCTACACTATACCGCTCAGGGATGCATTTAGC
Proteins encoded in this window:
- a CDS encoding DNA-binding protein is translated as MEDIEQARMKRLKELQEAQKAEEQVKAAMRAMLDDSGYDRMMNVKLASPELYAQAVQGCAGVYQRLGRRLGEREVLLVLRRLKGGERETKITFDRK
- the trxB gene encoding thioredoxin-disulfide reductase, with the translated sequence MSVYDLIIIGGGPAGLTAALYASRSGLKTLVLEKGALGGQVASTAVIENYPGFESLSGPQLTELMASHAKKFGAEIMEFTDVLGIELEGPVKKIQTSNGTFEARTVIIASGSKEKKLGIPGEEELKGKGVSYCATCDAPFFKNKDILVIGGGNSALEEANYLAKFANSVTIMHRRSEFRAEKAVQDKVKSNPKIKFLLDSVAEAITGTKSVESMKVRNVKTNSLSEIKTQGVFVYVGWIPNTEFLKGALNLDKYGFIVVDEEQRTNVPGVFAAGDVTNSRVKQVTTATGDGTVSAVSATKFLAGG
- a CDS encoding 50S ribosomal protein L39e; this encodes MTKKTHEKRRRLSKATRQNRRLPIFVAIRTKRKVTQNAKRRAWRTHKLKSNEW
- a CDS encoding 30S ribosomal protein S19e, which translates into the protein MASALDVDTNRLMASVAGKLKEAGVVAPEFVGLVKSGAHNERPPEQPDFFYIRCASVMRQAYVRNTVGVRKLRDHYGSVKNRGVRPERHAKAGGSTIRKAFQALEKAGFMEKVEKGIKKGRKLTPKGRKLLDNCAKEVKKG